Proteins encoded together in one Camelina sativa cultivar DH55 chromosome 9, Cs, whole genome shotgun sequence window:
- the LOC104714343 gene encoding D-glycerate 3-kinase, chloroplastic isoform X1, translated as MAVAISSSSLISSAWQATLQHYNNPRDYPLIPPCHSNPISNSFNFKRQQRPSSSKFNDHVLSSSSSKLSPIPTLFSFSGCGCSWIQDNSMVHDYATSYGGDSNKCYSLPTTKTVDVSSVSDLFEFICSGPLVDKIGITPERVGLSIDKWLLYGSQLCRLFQLNELKLTIPQKARLYHYYIPVFMWCEDQIALHNSKSHDGDDVPPLVIGFSAPQGCGKTTLVFALDYLFKTTKRKSATVSIDDFYLTAQGQTELRENNPGNALLEYRGNSGSHDLQLSVETLEALTKLTKEGMKMKVPRYDKSAYSGRGDRADSSTWPEVEGPLTVILFEGWMLGFKPLPADVVKAVDPQLEIVNKNLEAYYDVWDKYIDAWVVIKIQDPSYVYRWRLQVCISDNNKTNGVFAAFVYTNLGFVFWFEQAEIAMRQAGKAGMSDEEVNDFVSRYLPAYKAYLPTLYAEGPSGSDPDRVLAIDIDEERNPILAN; from the exons tcttttaatttcaaaagaCAACAAcgtccttcttcttccaaatttaACGACCAtgtcctctcttcttcctcctccaagCTTTCTCCGATTCctacccttttctctttctctg GCTGTGGATGCTCGTGGATTCAGGACAATTCAATGGTTCATGATTATGCTACAAGTTATGGAGGGGACTCCAACAAATGCTACTCGttaccaacaacaaaaacagtTGATGTCTCTTCAGTTTCTGATCTTTTTGAGTTCATATGCTCCGGTCCTCTAGTTGACAAGATTGGTATTACTCCTGAAAGAGTTGGCCTTTCTATTGACAAATGGTTACTCTACGGCTCACAGCTCTGCAGACTCTTTCAGCTTAATGAGCTTAAGCTCACTATTCCTCAGAAAGCTAGGCTATACCACTACTATATTCCTGTTTTTATGTGGTGCGAAGATCAGATTGCTCTTCATAACTCCAAGTCTCATGATGGAGATGATGTTCCTCCATTAGTG ATTGGATTTAGCGCGCCTCAAGGATGTGGCAAGACTACACTTGTGTTTGCACTTGATTATCttttcaaaacaacaaaaag GAAGTCGGCGACAGTATCAATAGACGATTTTTACTTGACTGCACAAGGTCAG acTGAATTGAGAGAAAATAATCCAGGGAATGCACTTCTAGAG TATCGTGGAAATTCAGGAAGCCATGATCTGCAACTCTCTGTTGAAACACTAGAAGCCCTGACTAAACTGACCAAAGAAG GCATGAAGATGAAGGTACCTAGGTACGATAAG TCTGCCTATAGTGGGAGAGGTGACAGAGCTGATTCATCAACGTGGCCTGAAGTTGAAGGACCTCTTACG GTTATTCTCTTTGAGGGATGGATGCTTGGTTTTAAGCCTCTTCCAGCTGACGTTGTTAAAGCAGTTGATCCGCAG CTGGAGATTGTGAATAAGAACCTTGAAGCGTATTATGACGTATGGGACAAGTACATCGATGCTTGGGTCGTCATCAAAATCCAGGACCCAAGTTATGTATACCGGTGGCGTCTTCAGGTTTGTATATCTGACAATAACAAAACCAATGGTGTTTTCGCTGCGTTTGTCTATACAAAcctgggttttgttttttggtttgaacAGGCGGAAATCGCCATGAGGCAGGCTGGCAAAGCTGGGATGTCGGATGAAGAG GTGAATGACTTTGTGTCGCGGTATTTGCCGGCGTATAAGGCCTATCTTCCAACTCTTTACGCGGAAGGACCAAGCGGCTCGGACCCAGACCGTGTACTTGCGATAGATATCGATGAAGAAAGGAACCCGATACTTGCAAACTGA
- the LOC104714343 gene encoding D-glycerate 3-kinase, chloroplastic isoform X2 — protein sequence MAVAISSSSLISSAWQATLQHYNNPRDYPLIPPCHSNPISNSFNFKRQQRPSSSKFNDHVLSSSSSKLSPIPTLFSFSGCGCSWIQDNSMVHDYATSYGGDSNKCYSLPTTKTVDVSSVSDLFEFICSGPLVDKIGITPERVGLSIDKWLLYGSQLCRLFQLNELKLTIPQKARLYHYYIPVFMWCEDQIALHNSKSHDGDDVPPLVIGFSAPQGCGKTTLVFALDYLFKTTKRKSATVSIDDFYLTAQGQTELRENNPGNALLEYRGNSGSHDLQLSVETLEALTKLTKEGMKMKVPRYDKSAYSGRGDRADSSTWPEVEGPLTVILFEGWMLGFKPLPADVVKAVDPQLEIVNKNLEAYYDVWDKYIDAWVVIKIQDPSYVYRWRLQAEIAMRQAGKAGMSDEEVNDFVSRYLPAYKAYLPTLYAEGPSGSDPDRVLAIDIDEERNPILAN from the exons tcttttaatttcaaaagaCAACAAcgtccttcttcttccaaatttaACGACCAtgtcctctcttcttcctcctccaagCTTTCTCCGATTCctacccttttctctttctctg GCTGTGGATGCTCGTGGATTCAGGACAATTCAATGGTTCATGATTATGCTACAAGTTATGGAGGGGACTCCAACAAATGCTACTCGttaccaacaacaaaaacagtTGATGTCTCTTCAGTTTCTGATCTTTTTGAGTTCATATGCTCCGGTCCTCTAGTTGACAAGATTGGTATTACTCCTGAAAGAGTTGGCCTTTCTATTGACAAATGGTTACTCTACGGCTCACAGCTCTGCAGACTCTTTCAGCTTAATGAGCTTAAGCTCACTATTCCTCAGAAAGCTAGGCTATACCACTACTATATTCCTGTTTTTATGTGGTGCGAAGATCAGATTGCTCTTCATAACTCCAAGTCTCATGATGGAGATGATGTTCCTCCATTAGTG ATTGGATTTAGCGCGCCTCAAGGATGTGGCAAGACTACACTTGTGTTTGCACTTGATTATCttttcaaaacaacaaaaag GAAGTCGGCGACAGTATCAATAGACGATTTTTACTTGACTGCACAAGGTCAG acTGAATTGAGAGAAAATAATCCAGGGAATGCACTTCTAGAG TATCGTGGAAATTCAGGAAGCCATGATCTGCAACTCTCTGTTGAAACACTAGAAGCCCTGACTAAACTGACCAAAGAAG GCATGAAGATGAAGGTACCTAGGTACGATAAG TCTGCCTATAGTGGGAGAGGTGACAGAGCTGATTCATCAACGTGGCCTGAAGTTGAAGGACCTCTTACG GTTATTCTCTTTGAGGGATGGATGCTTGGTTTTAAGCCTCTTCCAGCTGACGTTGTTAAAGCAGTTGATCCGCAG CTGGAGATTGTGAATAAGAACCTTGAAGCGTATTATGACGTATGGGACAAGTACATCGATGCTTGGGTCGTCATCAAAATCCAGGACCCAAGTTATGTATACCGGTGGCGTCTTCAG GCGGAAATCGCCATGAGGCAGGCTGGCAAAGCTGGGATGTCGGATGAAGAG GTGAATGACTTTGTGTCGCGGTATTTGCCGGCGTATAAGGCCTATCTTCCAACTCTTTACGCGGAAGGACCAAGCGGCTCGGACCCAGACCGTGTACTTGCGATAGATATCGATGAAGAAAGGAACCCGATACTTGCAAACTGA